ACCAACGAGTTTTCCGGCCACGGAATATTCCAAAGCCGCCGCGAATTGTTCTCGGAGCCGCTCCACCGTGATGATGAGCTTCATGCCGGGGAGCTCTACTACCTTCTCCCTCTCGACCCTTCTTGCAGGTTGTCATCCACCAAGAACATCGCCAGACAACTTTCCAACAACGCCGCCGCCAGTGCGACCTTAACGCCATACAGAATGTGTACCTATGATAACAACAGCAGTAGGATGTGGTCGGAAACCGGTGAAGTGTTTCCGAGGAAAGGAGTGTGGAAGGTGAAATTGGCAATAAGCCCGGAACAGCTAGCGGAGATATTGTCGCAGGAGTCACAGACGGAGGCGTTCGTGGAGAGCTTGAGGACCGTGGCAAAGTGCGGCAATGGGGTGCTGTCGGCGCCGAATTCTGATCACTCAACTGCCTGTGACTGAAAATCAAGGTTTAGAGATGCTTAAAAGTGTGctcttttgttgtttatttgattttcacaattaattaataggGTTAATCTTCAGTCtttcacatgtttcttttttattaagatCATGATTACACACTATTATTCAGATTAATGAGCATGTAATATAAAGTTTAAGTCTGATGGCCATATATAGAATAATTTTGAAGATCATGGTTTTTaggatttttaaaataattactgtAAATCTAAAAGACTATTAGAGGCATATCGATAGAAggaaaatatttgaaagatgaaattaTATACCAATACATTGGTTTTAGGCTTATCAACAAAAggatatttattatgtttatacatggaaaaataatgagaaaaaggATATTTCAAAGCGATTTCGATGGGATTGTGAAACCTAAAGAAGAAAGGAGTTAGAGAGGGAGAAGAGAGTTTGAACTCGTACGTGGTTGCTTGTGTTAACCTTGATTTATATCACATTGtctctatttaaaaaataaaggaacTTAATTGAGTCCAAAAAATAATATGTGgaccaaattaataattaaacctTCTATTATACTTATATATGTGGTCACTTTCACACGacattattcaatttaaaagaatggaccatatttaatcaatttaacatGTAATGGAATTTGATTAAACATTTGTGGTGGAACGTTTGAGCTGGAGATCGAGTTTTATGATGAAAAGGCTAAGATGGTGTTGGATCCGTGGTGGAAGGATTGAGTTGGAGTTAGAAATCCATGGTGAAAGGATCGAACTAAAGTTTGAGATTTGTGGTGAAAATATCAAGTTGGAATTGGAGATCTGTAGTCGAAAGATTAAGCTGGAGCTGGAGATCTGTAATGAAAAAGTTGAACTGAAGCGACAAATTTGGGTTTTTGCACGAAAGTAGGCAAATATGCCCTATTTATTACTAAAATGGGCAAATTTTGACCCAAAGTGAAGTCGTGGGGGGCCAAAACGACTTCaattgaagaagtcgtgccccccctgcacgacttcacactgttcatatgtacagtgttgaagtcgtacaccccaaaaacgacttttgggtcctgtaatcgattacattgatttggtaatcgattacagagtgtTGAAATCGTGACCCCTGCAGGACTTGAAATGAGTAGGCAGAAAAcgtactggtaatcgattacgacatttcgataatcgattaccaggtttGTTGTGTTGCAagaagcgttcggtcttgatgatgTTTATTCTCAGTTAGTGATCGTTCATAGGGAACGTTCGTTCTCGATGATGTTTATCCTCAGGAAGTA
This Vigna angularis cultivar LongXiaoDou No.4 chromosome 4, ASM1680809v1, whole genome shotgun sequence DNA region includes the following protein-coding sequences:
- the LOC108322285 gene encoding uncharacterized protein LOC108322285 produces the protein MGNCAFRGITKAEGAWEKDKMVKVITPNGGIMELYTPITADCITNEFSGHGIFQSRRELFSEPLHRDDELHAGELYYLLPLDPSCRLSSTKNIARQLSNNAAASATLTPYRMCTYDNNSSRMWSETGEVFPRKGVWKVKLAISPEQLAEILSQESQTEAFVESLRTVAKCGNGVLSAPNSDHSTACD